In the genome of Polaribacter sp. MED152, one region contains:
- a CDS encoding ATP-binding protein — translation MSSEKEEILNRALNRQKKARLQAEKILEDKSRELYNTSLELKKVNAQLESLLGEKNSQLQGVFENINDAYLVMDLEGNVIKMNDVAEKFFEFTLEEEDVNVVDLIYYEDYEYAMASFTQLTEKGRFADYNARIITKNKNVKWVNINASVIFDKDNNPIAAQGIIRDVTSQREKQLVLDLINDTAKSILGKEDVNEIAWEITNKITGYLNTDNCVVYLINSDTKFLEPIATYNTDKINDRPKLSVGEGILGSVAKSGISEIINDTSLEDRYISFGKEKLSIISVPIINDKEIIGVIDARHTQKDFFKPEQINTLESVANLVAMQLKSALNLIERKKAEKDNADLLSKLAKSNEELKEYAHIVSHDLKSPLRSISALTSWIKMDNADVFDKDSLQNFNDIETTLEKMDALITDVLKFSSLDATVNEEDEVDLDVMVKEVIKMLYVPLNITINIQDKLPVIKGDKTKFQQLFQNLIGNAIKFNDKENGFININVKDLKSFYKFTISDNGIGIEQRNFDKIFKIFQSLKQSENSSGIGLSIVKKIVDIYNGEIWLESELNKGTTFHFTLKK, via the coding sequence GTGAGTTCAGAAAAAGAAGAAATATTAAATAGAGCATTAAATAGACAAAAAAAAGCAAGACTTCAAGCAGAAAAAATTCTTGAAGATAAATCTCGCGAACTTTACAATACCTCATTAGAGTTAAAAAAAGTTAATGCACAATTAGAAAGCCTTTTAGGTGAGAAAAATTCTCAACTACAAGGGGTTTTTGAGAATATTAACGATGCCTATCTTGTTATGGATTTAGAAGGCAATGTTATTAAAATGAATGATGTTGCAGAAAAGTTCTTTGAATTTACACTAGAAGAAGAAGATGTAAATGTGGTAGATTTAATTTATTATGAGGACTATGAGTATGCCATGGCTTCTTTTACACAACTTACTGAAAAAGGGAGGTTTGCAGATTATAACGCTAGAATAATTACCAAAAACAAAAATGTAAAATGGGTAAATATTAATGCTAGTGTAATTTTTGATAAAGATAATAACCCTATTGCAGCACAAGGTATTATTAGAGATGTTACCTCACAAAGAGAAAAGCAGCTTGTTTTAGATTTAATAAACGATACAGCAAAATCTATTTTAGGTAAAGAAGATGTAAATGAAATTGCTTGGGAGATTACTAATAAAATTACAGGTTACCTAAATACGGATAATTGCGTTGTTTATTTAATAAACTCAGACACTAAATTTTTAGAGCCTATAGCTACTTACAATACAGATAAAATTAATGATAGACCAAAATTATCTGTTGGTGAAGGTATTTTAGGTTCTGTTGCAAAATCGGGCATATCAGAAATAATAAATGATACTAGCCTAGAAGATAGGTATATTTCTTTCGGTAAGGAAAAGTTATCAATAATTTCAGTACCAATTATAAATGATAAAGAAATCATTGGGGTTATAGACGCAAGGCATACACAAAAAGACTTCTTTAAGCCAGAGCAAATAAATACCCTAGAAAGTGTTGCAAATTTGGTAGCTATGCAACTTAAAAGTGCCTTAAACTTAATAGAGCGTAAAAAAGCAGAGAAAGACAATGCAGATCTTTTATCTAAATTGGCAAAGAGTAATGAAGAGCTTAAAGAGTATGCTCATATTGTGTCTCACGATTTAAAATCGCCATTAAGAAGTATTTCAGCCTTAACTTCTTGGATTAAAATGGACAATGCAGACGTTTTTGATAAAGATAGTTTACAGAATTTTAATGATATAGAAACTACCTTAGAAAAAATGGATGCTTTAATTACAGATGTTCTAAAATTTTCTAGTTTAGATGCAACTGTTAACGAAGAGGATGAAGTAGATTTAGATGTTATGGTAAAAGAGGTTATAAAAATGCTTTATGTGCCATTGAATATTACCATAAATATTCAAGACAAACTACCTGTTATTAAAGGCGATAAAACAAAATTTCAACAACTTTTTCAGAATTTAATTGGTAATGCCATTAAATTTAATGACAAGGAAAATGGTTTTATTAATATTAATGTTAAAGACCTCAAGTCGTTTTATAAATTTACGATTTCAGATAATGGTATTGGTATAGAACAACGAAATTTTGATAAGATTTTTAAAATATTTCAATCGTTAAAACAATCAGAAAATTCAAGTGGAATTGGCTTATCTATAGTTAAGAAAATTGTCGATATTTACAATGGTGAAATTTGGTTAGAATCTGAACTGAATAAAGGTACCACGTTTCATTTCACACTAAAAAAATAA
- a CDS encoding oligosaccharide flippase family protein translates to MNATIKLIKSKIKPEQLFMLSVLLVNGGNYLYNLILGRFLGPDKFADAAILVTFLLVLSFVAMTFQLVAAKFSVLFENESFQSFISTLYKRAFIVGIILALAIILFSAELQEFFKTSTSKMFLLFGIGVPFYFLMSVNRGVFQGKQELTSLSVTYQSEMISRLLITFSLLYFLDFDSSVLIAVGILCSFVFGMLPFKYKIFSFKTSFKLDVDNSKLVRNFFIITAFYELTQIIINNSDILLVKHYFDSYEAGLYASLALIGRVVYFIAWMFVMLLLPTVVQLKKEGKSTLPILMKYVGYIGMIAASIIVACFFFPEQIINILFGSSYLEIAPLLWKYASATGVFAISNIFAYYYLSLDKYVPVVLSGIFGLLQVVLVTVYHNSLSQVVHVQIIAMVLLLGVQLAYFFLNHSKSVKIKKTI, encoded by the coding sequence ATGAATGCAACTATTAAACTCATTAAGAGCAAAATAAAGCCAGAACAGCTTTTTATGCTAAGTGTTTTGCTGGTAAATGGAGGTAATTATTTATACAATTTAATTCTTGGTAGATTTTTAGGTCCAGATAAATTTGCAGATGCAGCTATTTTAGTAACATTCTTACTGGTTTTGTCTTTTGTGGCAATGACGTTTCAATTAGTCGCAGCTAAATTTTCAGTGTTATTTGAGAATGAAAGTTTTCAATCATTCATTTCTACCCTTTACAAAAGAGCTTTTATTGTTGGAATCATTTTGGCATTAGCCATTATTCTTTTCTCTGCAGAATTGCAAGAATTCTTTAAAACATCAACTTCTAAAATGTTTTTACTTTTTGGTATTGGTGTACCTTTTTACTTTTTAATGAGTGTAAATAGGGGAGTCTTTCAAGGAAAACAAGAACTTACTTCTTTATCAGTTACCTATCAATCAGAAATGATTAGTAGATTATTGATTACATTTTCGCTTTTATATTTCTTAGATTTTGATTCTTCAGTACTAATTGCAGTAGGTATTTTATGTTCGTTCGTATTTGGAATGCTGCCTTTTAAATACAAAATATTTTCATTTAAAACTTCTTTTAAATTAGATGTAGACAATAGCAAACTAGTTCGTAACTTTTTTATTATTACCGCATTTTATGAATTGACCCAAATTATTATTAATAATAGTGATATTCTTTTAGTAAAACACTATTTCGATTCTTACGAAGCTGGTTTATATGCGTCTTTGGCTTTAATTGGTAGAGTTGTATATTTTATAGCTTGGATGTTTGTAATGCTTTTATTACCAACTGTTGTTCAATTAAAGAAAGAAGGTAAATCTACTTTACCAATTTTAATGAAGTATGTAGGTTACATTGGTATGATTGCAGCTTCAATTATTGTAGCTTGTTTCTTTTTCCCTGAACAAATAATAAACATTTTATTTGGTAGCAGTTATTTAGAAATTGCACCATTATTATGGAAATATGCCTCAGCTACTGGAGTTTTTGCAATTTCTAACATATTCGCTTATTATTATCTTTCATTAGATAAATATGTGCCAGTGGTTTTATCTGGAATATTTGGTTTATTACAAGTGGTTTTAGTTACAGTATACCATAATTCATTGTCTCAAGTGGTTCATGTACAAATAATAGCTATGGTGTTATTATTAGGGGTACAATTGGCTTATTTCTTCTTAAACCACTCAAAATCAGTAAAAATCAAAAAAACTATATAA
- a CDS encoding DUF4114 domain-containing protein: MKKLLLILFTFSALGMAAQSYNFLGSYDALGTPLYLEPERDVVSVATLEMISNSLPESYPVPDYNPQYITAGYDTDIKLNDDADVWITFISEGAGYRNVLGFYTYDLENPMTSAPAKEDITIIFPNASALGSGGGLLVGDKVKIGSFKAGTGIGWVLLANAWSQTTQTVGNGHWQLYSNPDFNPEANADLRYHNVLLADPDNERVILGFEDIRRDYGSCDNDFNDAIFYVTANPYEAMDTTNYADVDDATDVSSANDGGLESNGDLANLIAKRNFKREKVKHNLNKKANQLKFSKSAYSSKSGATSLADYLPETGMYKTEVAQVSSPDDLLGITNAVEIFSLDMYEGDQRVSAVLATSTEGKIYDHSKVICDRLNNSSLEDIRTVETRGHQIIASKIKRASEDIEYTLSFSIKTDGSEFELFSFWNIDQYPAGNYQNFQIWGSSFSQVFAIANHIIDTHTATNGLKSTKVDNVLPNVFVKSGKYTNGVLELEIINKTKETSLEFVGNIAKTELSDYEEMTRTYTLSGNYSEILTVQTGVLFDIGLSLETASSPQKDALYLADGPWGLDYLDDQATVTDFAISTSDRVYDESNFDVDRNVSLTGDVKGNINLFRHLLAGDQTVVATDYNFVNAEIANNQDIEIVIMQEDDRTWENRLRYTLPASSAKRAVSIDFDMFKDASGKSATIANVKTIVFSVIGDFSTYKAFQLSVDNLALSAAGSVLSAEDFNLSDENTLVNYPNPFATNTTIVLPNTSEFVNIKVFDLLGRTVDVKKITTSGSSTKVNYTAPKVNSGIYKYVIEDDAKRVHKGTFVISQ, translated from the coding sequence ATGAAAAAATTACTACTTATTTTATTTACGTTTAGCGCTTTAGGAATGGCTGCTCAATCATACAACTTTTTAGGAAGTTACGATGCTTTAGGAACTCCATTATATTTAGAGCCAGAAAGAGATGTTGTTTCAGTGGCAACTTTAGAAATGATAAGTAACTCATTACCTGAGTCTTATCCTGTTCCAGATTATAACCCACAATACATTACTGCAGGTTATGATACAGATATCAAATTAAATGATGATGCTGATGTTTGGATTACATTCATTAGTGAAGGTGCAGGTTACAGAAATGTTTTAGGTTTTTATACATATGATTTAGAAAACCCAATGACAAGTGCACCTGCCAAAGAAGATATTACAATTATTTTTCCTAATGCATCTGCTTTAGGAAGTGGAGGAGGATTATTAGTAGGAGATAAAGTAAAAATAGGATCATTTAAAGCTGGTACAGGAATTGGTTGGGTTTTATTAGCAAACGCTTGGAGCCAAACTACACAAACAGTTGGTAATGGTCATTGGCAATTATATTCTAACCCAGATTTTAATCCAGAAGCGAATGCAGACTTAAGATACCACAATGTATTATTAGCAGATCCAGATAACGAAAGAGTAATATTAGGTTTTGAAGATATTAGAAGAGATTATGGTTCATGTGATAATGATTTTAACGATGCCATTTTTTATGTAACTGCAAACCCTTATGAAGCAATGGATACTACAAACTATGCAGATGTAGATGATGCAACAGATGTTAGTTCTGCAAATGATGGTGGTTTAGAAAGTAATGGTGATTTAGCAAATTTAATTGCAAAAAGAAATTTTAAAAGAGAAAAAGTAAAGCATAATTTAAACAAGAAAGCGAATCAATTAAAGTTTTCTAAAAGTGCATATTCTAGCAAATCAGGTGCTACTTCATTAGCAGATTATTTACCTGAGACTGGTATGTACAAAACAGAAGTAGCTCAAGTTTCTAGTCCAGATGATTTATTAGGTATTACAAATGCAGTAGAAATTTTCTCTTTAGATATGTATGAAGGAGACCAAAGAGTATCTGCAGTATTAGCGACATCTACAGAAGGTAAAATATATGATCATTCAAAAGTTATCTGTGATCGTTTAAATAACTCAAGTTTAGAAGATATTAGAACAGTAGAAACTAGAGGTCATCAAATTATTGCCTCTAAAATTAAAAGAGCATCAGAAGATATAGAGTACACCTTAAGTTTCTCTATTAAAACTGACGGATCTGAATTTGAATTGTTTAGCTTCTGGAATATAGATCAATACCCTGCAGGAAACTATCAAAACTTTCAAATTTGGGGTAGTTCATTCTCTCAAGTATTTGCAATTGCTAATCATATTATAGACACTCATACTGCTACAAACGGCTTAAAAAGTACAAAAGTAGATAACGTATTACCAAACGTATTTGTTAAGTCTGGTAAATATACCAATGGTGTTTTAGAATTAGAGATTATTAATAAAACAAAAGAAACGTCATTAGAATTTGTGGGAAATATTGCTAAAACAGAATTGTCTGATTATGAAGAAATGACTAGAACGTATACCTTATCTGGTAACTATAGTGAAATTTTAACTGTACAAACTGGTGTATTATTTGATATTGGTTTGTCTTTAGAAACAGCTTCTTCACCACAAAAAGATGCTTTATATCTTGCAGATGGTCCTTGGGGATTAGATTATTTAGATGACCAAGCAACTGTGACAGACTTTGCAATATCAACTTCAGATAGAGTATATGATGAATCTAATTTTGATGTAGACAGAAATGTATCATTAACAGGTGATGTAAAAGGTAACATTAACTTATTCAGACATTTATTAGCTGGAGATCAAACAGTTGTTGCAACTGACTATAATTTTGTAAATGCAGAAATTGCAAACAATCAAGATATAGAAATTGTAATAATGCAAGAAGATGATAGAACATGGGAAAACAGATTAAGATATACTTTACCAGCAAGTAGTGCAAAGAGAGCTGTGAGTATTGATTTTGATATGTTTAAAGATGCAAGTGGAAAAAGTGCAACCATTGCAAACGTTAAAACAATAGTATTTTCTGTAATTGGAGATTTCTCAACTTACAAAGCATTTCAATTATCTGTAGATAATTTAGCATTAAGTGCTGCAGGAAGTGTATTATCTGCAGAAGACTTTAATTTATCTGATGAAAATACATTGGTTAACTATCCAAATCCGTTTGCAACGAATACTACTATAGTATTACCAAATACATCAGAATTCGTAAATATTAAAGTATTTGATTTATTAGGTAGAACAGTAGATGTTAAAAAGATTACAACTAGCGGTTCTAGTACTAAAGTAAACTATACAGCACCAAAGGTAAACTCAGGTATTTATAAGTACGTAATAGAAGACGATGCTAAAAGAGTTCATAAAGGAACTTTTGTAATTAGCCAATAA
- a CDS encoding cellulase family glycosylhydrolase — MSYVLVISVITFLISSLFTYLNTGADRAKILHLEVKKEVQYLPKLTWAENGNEGREMDDQVLNSIENDYLDAWYVKNVAFRNNDITGIEDFYTESARVNLYDNIYKNKLDSLTIESTTFKHKPDILFFSEDGQLIVLEDKNVIEYKKFYEKDELVFETTEENSYKVILLLEDGFWRIRHMVKQSSKPIAPRFDAVPINFTMKGINYYPKDTPWDMFGDDFKLRVIKKDFKIIRKAGLNSIRIFIPYEDFGSAVVLPEKLEKLRKVLDAAEKNNLKVVVTLFDFYGNYDILDWTLNQRHLETIVSTFKDHKAILAWDLKNEPNLDFDQRGKETVISWLEQMLILVKSIDKNHAVTVGWSNTESAHILSDKLDFVSFHYYEDKANFEDDYLVLKKQIPNKELVLGEFGISSYSGLWKPFIGSPEKQAIYHEEMQKVLNKNNISFLSWTLYDFETVPSEVVGKLPWRVNPQKEFGFIDVKGNKKPSFKFITK; from the coding sequence ATGAGTTACGTTTTAGTAATCTCAGTGATCACTTTTTTAATAAGTTCGCTTTTCACCTATTTAAATACTGGTGCAGATAGAGCTAAAATTCTACATTTAGAAGTAAAAAAGGAAGTGCAGTATTTACCAAAACTAACTTGGGCAGAAAATGGCAATGAAGGTAGAGAAATGGATGACCAAGTGCTTAATAGCATAGAAAACGATTATTTAGATGCATGGTATGTAAAAAACGTAGCTTTTAGAAATAACGACATCACTGGTATTGAAGATTTTTATACAGAAAGTGCCAGAGTAAATTTATATGATAATATTTATAAAAACAAGCTAGATTCCTTAACCATAGAATCAACAACATTTAAACACAAACCAGATATTCTATTTTTTAGTGAAGATGGACAATTAATTGTGCTTGAAGATAAAAATGTAATTGAGTATAAAAAGTTCTATGAAAAAGATGAGCTAGTTTTTGAAACCACAGAAGAAAATTCTTACAAGGTAATTCTATTATTAGAAGATGGTTTTTGGAGAATTAGACACATGGTAAAACAATCTTCTAAACCAATTGCACCAAGGTTTGATGCTGTACCTATAAATTTTACCATGAAAGGTATCAACTATTACCCTAAAGATACTCCTTGGGATATGTTTGGTGACGACTTTAAGCTTAGAGTGATAAAAAAGGATTTTAAAATAATTCGAAAAGCAGGCTTAAACAGTATTAGAATTTTTATTCCTTATGAAGATTTTGGAAGTGCAGTTGTACTGCCAGAAAAGCTAGAGAAGCTGAGAAAAGTTCTAGATGCTGCAGAAAAAAATAATCTTAAAGTGGTTGTTACCCTTTTTGACTTTTATGGGAACTATGACATTTTAGATTGGACGTTAAATCAAAGACATTTAGAAACAATTGTAAGTACATTTAAAGATCATAAAGCAATATTAGCTTGGGATCTTAAAAACGAGCCGAACTTAGATTTTGATCAAAGAGGAAAAGAAACTGTAATTTCTTGGTTAGAGCAAATGTTAATCCTAGTAAAATCGATAGATAAAAACCATGCAGTTACAGTTGGTTGGTCCAATACAGAAAGTGCTCATATTTTAAGTGATAAATTAGATTTTGTTAGCTTTCATTATTATGAAGATAAAGCCAATTTTGAGGATGATTATTTAGTGCTTAAAAAACAAATACCAAATAAAGAATTGGTGTTAGGTGAATTTGGTATTTCTTCATACAGTGGTTTATGGAAACCTTTTATAGGATCTCCAGAAAAGCAAGCCATATACCATGAAGAAATGCAAAAAGTCCTTAATAAAAATAATATTTCATTTTTATCTTGGACTTTGTATGACTTTGAAACTGTACCTTCAGAGGTTGTAGGGAAACTTCCTTGGAGAGTGAATCCTCAAAAAGAGTTTGGTTTTATAGACGTAAAAGGGAATAAAAAACCATCTTTTAAATTCATTACTAAATAG
- a CDS encoding tetratricopeptide repeat protein has translation MRTKNLLFLLIVFIAQFTFSQEMKEGFTYLETGKYKKAEVFFKQILEDFPTNKTAKLCYGRAVGLTGNATKATRIFTELLEKYPNDFEVKLNYAESLLWGSQFQKAKSYYKNLVDEDDQSFSALLGYANTLSNLKEFEQAIVYVDKALKVSPNNPNALVSKKYMRLGLANTKVTDKEYDEAERILNENFSSFKNDKETLLNLANLYLISNQPEKAKATYEQLGLDPKNKFISLNGIALAHHINGKEKLALATSKKALEAITENTSETEKNQTKERYIQALIWNNKYTAAESEIDTLFANTDEPENWMLSLRATLNIYKSDFKKSIADYNLILENDSSSFDGNLGKANALKASGFYENAYKSANNTLNFYKKQKDATQFIKTLDKQFTPFVETKAAYSFDNGNNKAYSYTVNSELPLSTKFKLTGSYNYRTTSNDVLNLDAKSNNILLGASYQLLNNLTVNGSFGFTSSEAENNSFNQLLADVSFNIKPFKLQDLQIGYKRDIQSFNAELIDREIVQNNYILNYSLSTNFNLGWFTQYYYTSQNDGNTRNLLFTSLYYNILKKPSLKGGFNYQNISFKNQVPTIYFSPSKFHAVEVFINLIKDENIAKEKEWFYGLTAATGFQFIEDDERQGTYRIQTTLGYKFSERSLLNFYGTRSNIASATAAGFTFTELGLRFKWYFLGKPIYKK, from the coding sequence ATGCGAACGAAAAACCTCCTATTCCTTCTAATAGTATTCATAGCACAATTTACCTTTTCACAAGAAATGAAAGAAGGGTTTACCTACTTAGAAACAGGTAAATACAAAAAAGCAGAAGTTTTTTTCAAACAAATTTTAGAAGATTTTCCAACCAATAAAACTGCAAAACTTTGTTATGGAAGAGCTGTTGGTTTAACAGGTAATGCAACTAAAGCTACTAGAATTTTCACAGAGCTTTTAGAGAAATATCCAAATGATTTTGAAGTAAAACTAAATTATGCTGAATCTCTTTTATGGGGTAGTCAGTTTCAAAAGGCTAAATCTTATTATAAAAACCTGGTAGATGAAGATGATCAAAGTTTCTCTGCACTTTTGGGTTATGCAAATACTTTATCTAACTTAAAAGAGTTTGAGCAAGCAATTGTTTATGTAGATAAAGCTCTTAAAGTTTCACCTAACAATCCTAATGCACTTGTTAGTAAAAAGTATATGAGATTAGGTTTAGCTAATACAAAGGTTACAGATAAAGAGTATGATGAAGCAGAACGTATTTTAAATGAGAACTTTTCAAGTTTTAAGAATGATAAAGAAACATTACTAAACCTTGCCAATCTGTATTTGATTTCTAATCAGCCAGAAAAAGCAAAAGCAACCTATGAACAACTAGGCTTAGATCCTAAAAATAAATTTATCTCTTTAAACGGAATTGCATTAGCTCATCATATTAATGGAAAAGAGAAATTGGCTTTAGCAACTAGCAAAAAGGCATTAGAAGCCATTACTGAAAACACTAGTGAAACAGAAAAAAACCAAACTAAAGAAAGGTATATTCAAGCCTTAATTTGGAATAATAAATATACTGCTGCAGAAAGTGAAATTGATACTTTATTTGCAAATACAGATGAGCCAGAAAACTGGATGCTAAGTTTAAGAGCTACATTAAATATCTATAAAAGTGATTTTAAAAAGAGTATTGCTGATTACAATTTAATTTTAGAGAACGATAGTTCTTCTTTTGATGGAAATCTAGGGAAAGCAAATGCTTTAAAAGCTTCTGGTTTTTATGAGAATGCCTACAAAAGTGCAAACAACACTTTAAATTTTTATAAAAAGCAGAAAGATGCTACTCAGTTTATAAAAACACTAGACAAACAATTTACACCATTTGTAGAAACAAAAGCTGCTTATTCTTTCGATAATGGTAACAACAAAGCCTATTCGTATACCGTAAATTCAGAATTACCTTTGTCTACCAAATTTAAGCTTACAGGCTCTTACAATTACAGAACAACCTCAAATGATGTTTTAAACTTAGATGCAAAATCAAACAACATTCTTTTAGGTGCATCTTATCAACTATTAAATAACTTAACTGTAAATGGTAGTTTTGGTTTTACATCTTCTGAAGCAGAGAACAATAGTTTTAATCAGTTATTAGCAGATGTTAGTTTTAATATAAAACCATTTAAACTGCAAGATTTACAAATTGGTTATAAGAGAGACATACAAAGTTTTAATGCAGAATTAATAGACAGAGAAATTGTACAGAACAATTATATTTTAAACTACAGTTTAAGTACTAACTTTAATTTAGGATGGTTTACACAGTATTATTATACTTCTCAAAATGATGGTAACACTAGAAATCTACTATTCACTTCTTTGTATTACAATATTTTAAAGAAACCATCTTTAAAAGGAGGTTTTAATTATCAAAACATTTCATTTAAAAACCAAGTACCAACTATTTACTTTAGTCCAAGTAAATTTCATGCTGTAGAAGTTTTTATCAATCTAATTAAAGATGAAAATATTGCGAAAGAAAAAGAATGGTTTTATGGTTTAACTGCGGCTACTGGATTTCAGTTCATTGAAGATGATGAAAGACAAGGAACCTACAGAATACAAACTACTTTAGGTTATAAATTTTCTGAAAGAAGTTTACTAAACTTTTATGGCACAAGAAGTAATATAGCCTCTGCAACTGCTGCTGGTTTCACGTTTACAGAACTTGGCTTACGTTTTAAATGGTATTTTTTAGGCAAACCTATCTATAAAAAATAA
- a CDS encoding Hpt domain-containing protein has translation METPNLKVIQQYAQGDAETEKILLDIVIEEFPEEKENYYLHLEAKDSKKTQEAVHKIKHKISILGLEKSYEIANTYEANLLENNFDLQNEFHQILENITSFIASL, from the coding sequence TTGGAAACTCCGAATTTAAAAGTTATACAGCAGTATGCGCAAGGTGATGCAGAAACTGAAAAGATTTTGTTAGATATTGTTATTGAAGAATTTCCTGAAGAAAAAGAGAATTACTATCTCCATTTAGAGGCAAAAGATTCCAAGAAAACTCAAGAGGCAGTGCATAAAATAAAGCATAAAATAAGTATTTTGGGTCTTGAAAAAAGTTATGAAATAGCCAATACTTATGAGGCTAATTTACTTGAAAATAACTTTGATCTACAAAACGAATTTCATCAAATTTTAGAAAACATCACTTCATTTATAGCATCTTTATAG
- a CDS encoding glycosyltransferase — MKLAIVTAYPPSKVTLNEYAYHLVKSFRQSEKVTELVLLTDETPGAKDISFTENGCKITVKECWKFNSYKNIINVTKAISEVKPDSVLFNLQFMKFGDKKIVAATGLMLPLICKLKKIPTIVLLHNILEQVDLDKAGFTSNKIAQNVYNFIGTTLTKLILKADLVAVTMDKYVTTLEEKYKSGNVKMIPHGTFEIPAEPSHDLPEGPLKVMTFGKFGTYKKVEKMIEAVEMVRASSGLDLEIVVAGTDNPNVPGYLKNVQEKYKHVPQLRFTGYVEEEEVAPLFNESAVVVFPYTSTTGSSGVLHQAGSYGKAVVMPNLGDLTTLIEDEGYRGEFFEPESTESLAKAIEAIVTNEAHRIKLEIANYKAATAYPMERITDIYLEEFEKIIAKKGGAVKNVSAI, encoded by the coding sequence ATGAAACTCGCCATTGTAACAGCTTACCCACCAAGTAAAGTAACTTTAAACGAATATGCATATCATTTAGTAAAAAGCTTTAGACAGAGCGAAAAAGTAACTGAATTGGTTTTATTAACTGATGAAACTCCTGGAGCAAAAGATATTTCTTTCACAGAAAACGGATGCAAAATTACTGTAAAAGAATGTTGGAAGTTTAATAGTTATAAAAACATTATAAATGTAACTAAGGCGATTTCTGAAGTTAAACCAGATTCTGTTTTATTTAACTTACAATTTATGAAGTTTGGTGATAAGAAGATTGTTGCAGCAACTGGATTAATGTTACCATTAATTTGCAAGTTGAAAAAAATACCTACTATAGTTTTATTACACAATATCTTAGAACAAGTAGATTTAGATAAGGCAGGTTTTACTTCTAACAAGATAGCACAAAATGTCTATAATTTTATTGGTACAACTCTTACGAAATTGATATTAAAAGCAGATTTAGTTGCAGTTACTATGGATAAGTATGTAACTACCTTAGAAGAGAAGTACAAATCAGGAAATGTAAAAATGATTCCTCATGGAACATTTGAAATTCCAGCTGAACCATCTCATGATCTACCAGAAGGACCTTTAAAAGTAATGACATTTGGTAAATTTGGTACGTATAAAAAAGTTGAAAAAATGATTGAAGCTGTAGAAATGGTTAGAGCTTCTTCAGGTTTAGATTTAGAAATAGTTGTTGCTGGTACAGATAATCCAAATGTGCCTGGTTATTTAAAAAATGTTCAAGAAAAATATAAGCATGTACCTCAATTAAGATTTACGGGTTATGTAGAAGAAGAAGAAGTTGCTCCTTTATTCAATGAAAGTGCAGTAGTTGTTTTTCCTTACACATCAACTACAGGTAGTTCTGGAGTATTGCATCAAGCAGGAAGTTATGGTAAAGCAGTTGTTATGCCAAACTTAGGCGATTTAACAACTTTAATTGAAGATGAAGGTTACAGAGGAGAATTTTTTGAGCCAGAAAGCACAGAAAGTTTGGCTAAAGCTATTGAGGCTATTGTAACTAATGAAGCACATAGAATTAAGTTAGAAATAGCAAATTATAAAGCAGCTACTGCTTACCCAATGGAAAGAATAACTGATATATATTTAGAGGAGTTCGAAAAAATTATCGCTAAAAAAGGTGGTGCAGTAAAAAATGTATCTGCTATTTAG